One part of the Mya arenaria isolate MELC-2E11 chromosome 3, ASM2691426v1 genome encodes these proteins:
- the LOC128226721 gene encoding uncharacterized protein LOC128226721 isoform X2, giving the protein MDTCTNTDPPSTSGQSSMLVSGNQSMTEAEVQSLFLCKEEVILQIDPFVVSATLRRKYPRRFESVHKKINTLTLTTDRRYVSEVLISHLPQNIFLQDLELVLEECGYKRFAVKLYLSLFKLDAATSVNHVHKSTSGQRPFLSKMVVNLKKMVDNARFTDPRLALSQSSDRCFLKMQNESNDYRRQNLADKCVAVIGAEIDAIAITFDKGLRERDVFTKMKSLTSETSNTLLTDGVYFGRLANANAIAGRFEEN; this is encoded by the exons atggatACATGCACAAATACAG ACCCTCCGAGCACTTCAGGCCAGAGCAGTATGCTTGTCTCTGGAAACCAATCTATGACCGAAGCTGAAGTCCAATCACTGTTTTTGTGCAAGGAGGAGGTTATTCTACAAATCGACCCTTTCGTTGTGTCTGCAACACTTCGTAGAAAATACCCTCGACGATTTGAATCTGTTCACAAGAAAATCAACACATTAACACTAACAACTGACAGAAGATACGTCTCCGAAGTTTTGATCAGCCACCTGCCACAAAACATTTTCTTACAGGACTTAGAACTTGTTCTTGAAGAATGTGGTTATAAAAGATTCGCAGTAAAATTGTACCTTTCCCTTTTCAAATTGGACGCCGCTACAAGTGTAAATCATGTTCACAAATCGACATCAGGTCAAAGGCCATTCTTAAGCAAAATGGTGGTTAATTTGAAAAAGATGGTGGATAATGCACGGTTCACTGATCCTCGGCTTGCATTAAGCCAATCAAGTGATAGATGTTTCCTAAAAATGCAAAACGAAAGTAATGATTATCGGAGACAAAATCTTGCTGACAAATGTGTAGCAGTTATTGGTGCAGAAATCGATGCGATAGCAATCACATTTGACAAAGGACTACGCGAAAGAGATGTCTTCACCAAAATGAAAAGTCTCACAAGCGAAACAAGTAATACACTACTTACAGATGGAGTGTATTTTGGCCGTTTAGCAAATGCAAATGCTATTGCAGGgcgttttgaagaaaattaa
- the LOC128226721 gene encoding uncharacterized protein LOC128226721 isoform X1: protein MNYYYTQNRTSDPPSTSGQSSMLVSGNQSMTEAEVQSLFLCKEEVILQIDPFVVSATLRRKYPRRFESVHKKINTLTLTTDRRYVSEVLISHLPQNIFLQDLELVLEECGYKRFAVKLYLSLFKLDAATSVNHVHKSTSGQRPFLSKMVVNLKKMVDNARFTDPRLALSQSSDRCFLKMQNESNDYRRQNLADKCVAVIGAEIDAIAITFDKGLRERDVFTKMKSLTSETSNTLLTDGVYFGRLANANAIAGRFEEN, encoded by the coding sequence ACCCTCCGAGCACTTCAGGCCAGAGCAGTATGCTTGTCTCTGGAAACCAATCTATGACCGAAGCTGAAGTCCAATCACTGTTTTTGTGCAAGGAGGAGGTTATTCTACAAATCGACCCTTTCGTTGTGTCTGCAACACTTCGTAGAAAATACCCTCGACGATTTGAATCTGTTCACAAGAAAATCAACACATTAACACTAACAACTGACAGAAGATACGTCTCCGAAGTTTTGATCAGCCACCTGCCACAAAACATTTTCTTACAGGACTTAGAACTTGTTCTTGAAGAATGTGGTTATAAAAGATTCGCAGTAAAATTGTACCTTTCCCTTTTCAAATTGGACGCCGCTACAAGTGTAAATCATGTTCACAAATCGACATCAGGTCAAAGGCCATTCTTAAGCAAAATGGTGGTTAATTTGAAAAAGATGGTGGATAATGCACGGTTCACTGATCCTCGGCTTGCATTAAGCCAATCAAGTGATAGATGTTTCCTAAAAATGCAAAACGAAAGTAATGATTATCGGAGACAAAATCTTGCTGACAAATGTGTAGCAGTTATTGGTGCAGAAATCGATGCGATAGCAATCACATTTGACAAAGGACTACGCGAAAGAGATGTCTTCACCAAAATGAAAAGTCTCACAAGCGAAACAAGTAATACACTACTTACAGATGGAGTGTATTTTGGCCGTTTAGCAAATGCAAATGCTATTGCAGGgcgttttgaagaaaattaa
- the LOC128226044 gene encoding uncharacterized protein LOC128226044: MLRAARYKAFHIGPCFELLFMIVIEVQVRLYSFEKTPTPEERRELLMWGRMGLECAEEETLDTKNMWRRSFVLRMIFCLLGLWNRANVIKNCPVDATCIEEAKELLADIDRNWTGIETRRNMFDYVARARIAELTKPNQDCLDNLQKSKNLADEGNFDELEFISTYFDQVNSLTHLRSQYKGTIEGGEPETEVLDEMILDETRNYALIKNPSFNQSLDTISIRTFDDDETIPKLRLYSPVAWNLK; encoded by the coding sequence ATGCTCAGAGCTGCTCGTTATAAAGCATTCCATATTGGTCCCTGCTTTGAACTTTTGTTTATGATTGTTATCGAAGTGCAAGTTAGACTCTATAGCTTTGAAAAGACGCCAACACCAGAAGAAAGGCGGGAACTGTTAATGTGGGGTAGGATGGGTCTTGAATGTGCTGAAGAGGAAACTTTGGACACTAAAAATATGTGGAGAAGATCGTTTGTTTTGAGAATGATATTCTGCTTGCTTGGTCTCTGGAACCGGGCAAACGTTATTAAAAACTGTCCTGTTGACGCAACATGCATTGAAGAAGCAAAGGAACTTCTTGCCGATATAGATAGAAACTGGACTGGTATAGAAACAAGACGAAACATGTTTGACTATGTTGCTAGAGCTAGAATAGCGGAGTTAACAAAACCAAACCAAGACTGCCTTGACAATTTACAAAAGTCTAAGAACCTTGCCGATGAAGGCAACTTTGACGAGTTAGAATTCATTTCAACTTACTTTGATCAGGTAAACTCTCTCACGCATCTGAGAAGTCAATATAAAGGCACCATAGAAGGGGGAGAACCTGAGACGGAAGTGCTTGATGAAATGATATTAGATGAAACAAGAAACTATGCTTTAATCAAAAACCCGTCATTTAACCAGAGTCTCGACACTATCAGCATCCGTACATTTGATGATGACGAAACCATTCCAAAACTCAGGCTTTACTCTCCAGTAGCAtggaatttaaaataa